ATGAAGTAAAGAGGATTACAAGGAGGTGGGCCGATAAAGGCGGAATTGGTGAAAATATTCTTATATATTGAGACTATAACGGTGCTCCTGGAAGATTTCGGAATATTTTGAAATATTTCTGTGAGCTTTGTGAGATTTAGTTTTTCCTTTGATTTCATACTCATTGATTTCACACTCAAAGGAATATTCTGCGAAATGTATCTTCTAGTTATGATAGGTATTAGTACGCTGAAAGGATCGATAAGGAGTAAAAGTGATGGAGGACCTCAAAATAGGCCTGATAGGCCTTGGAAGGCTGGGGGAACAGCACGCCGTTAATGTGGCGACCAGAGTGCGAGGCGCGGAACTTTCCGCCATTTGCGACATGAACGCCGAAAAACTGTGGGAGGTTTCAGACCGCCTCAATGTAAAGGAAAGATACGCGAATTTCTCGAAAATGTGTGAATCGGGCAATGTGGACGCGGTGCTTATCGCTTCTCCTTCCGCGTTGCACACGTTACAGATATCCACAGCCCTTGATGCGGGTAAACACGTTTTTTGTGAAAAGCCCCTAGGTGTTACGGTTGAAGAGTGTCTTGAAGCCGAAAAAGCTGTTACGCGCCATCCTGACAAGGTTGTGATGCTGGGATTCATGCGTCGTTTTGACCCCTCATACCGCTACGCGAAAGAGCGCGTCGACGCAGGCGAGATAGGTCGAGTCATCCTGTTCCGGGGCTACAGCCAAGATCCAGAGCGCTTCATCGACGGCGCGATAGCCTTCGCCCCTCACAGCGGCGGACAGTTCCTCGACATGTGCGTGCACGATATCGACCTTGCTAGATGGTACACCGGATCGGAGCCTACCGAGGTGTGGGCCGCCGGAGGTTGCTACGCTCATCCCGAATTTGGACAGTACAAGGATGGGGATAATGTCGCCTGTCTCATGAAGTTCAAGGATGGCGCAATGGGTTTCCTCTTCGCGGGACGTACCGCGCCGCACGGCTACAACGTCGAAACCGA
This portion of the Synergistaceae bacterium genome encodes:
- the iolG gene encoding inositol 2-dehydrogenase, which codes for MEDLKIGLIGLGRLGEQHAVNVATRVRGAELSAICDMNAEKLWEVSDRLNVKERYANFSKMCESGNVDAVLIASPSALHTLQISTALDAGKHVFCEKPLGVTVEECLEAEKAVTRHPDKVVMLGFMRRFDPSYRYAKERVDAGEIGRVILFRGYSQDPERFIDGAIAFAPHSGGQFLDMCVHDIDLARWYTGSEPTEVWAAGGCYAHPEFGQYKDGDNVACLMKFKDGAMGFLFAGRTAPHGYNVETEIIGTKGILRIASVPQKNLVEVIDSTGVRRECSQNFLERFDESYVAEVQEFVDCVRENRKPEVTVRDGTQVSRIAYKCKASFESGELVKTGL